The following proteins are encoded in a genomic region of Toxotes jaculatrix isolate fToxJac2 chromosome 3, fToxJac2.pri, whole genome shotgun sequence:
- the csf1a gene encoding macrophage colony-stimulating factor 1a — translation MNTHELELITKAQHLRLLLLLCLRLALGGIPGPCRHSVTQDHLLSLNRLIDNQLDHGCLITYPFTEHLNLSEVCYIKAAFPQILELLRTHFHYVRNSDNRRYVNTLEKVIYHLYSQGCVPEINEEFEDSPVRFMTIVESSPKEALKKARGVVEMYLSLITESTGPVDWDCHAEYAAEEDSGSTSAADTSTAGGSFLGHRHY, via the exons GCTCAGCATCTGCGCTTGTTGCTCCTCCTGTGCTTGCGTCTGGCGTTGGGCGGCATCCCTGGTCCATGCCGACATTCAGTAACACAGGATCACCTCCTGAGCCTTAATCGCCTG ATTGATAACCAGTTGGACCACGGCTGTTTAATAACCTATCCTTTCACAGAGCATCTGAATTTG AGTGAGGTCTGTTATATCAAAGCAGCCTTCCCACAAATCCTGGAGCTTCTGAGGACACATTTCCATTATGTCAGGAATTCAGACAACAGAAGATATGTTAACACCTTGGAGAAGGTTATCTACCATCTCTATTCTCAAGGATGCGTACCTGAAATCAATGAAGAATTTGAG GACAGCCCAGTGAGGTTCATGACGATTGTAGAAAGCTCTCCCAAGGAGGCTTTGAAAAAGGCCAGAGGTGTAGTCGAGATGTATTTGAGCCTGATCACAGAGAGCACTGGTCCTGTGGACTGGGACTGTCATGCGGAGTATGCTGCTGAGGAGGATTCAGGATCCACCTCTGCCGCTGACACCAGCACCGCAG GGGGATCATTTTTGGGACACAGGCACTATTAA